In Massilia antarctica, the following are encoded in one genomic region:
- a CDS encoding DNA cytosine methyltransferase translates to MIRVFDFFSGCGGTSSGLGQAGMEIAMGLDIDPDSADSFRANFPRSTFLLGDIREMDADVLSPLIGKRKSPLLFCGCAPCQPFSKQNRNQSAEDPRRDLLGEFSRFVERWLPEYVFIENVPGMQKVNGKSGPFHKFNQLLSRLGYSFASQVVPAMSFGVPQTRKRLVLLARLNGPISIPPATHGPSGKPYTTVRDAIGHLPPILAGGTHPSDMHHQSAELSELNLLRIAHTPEGGGRESWPEGLKLDCHRTHSGHSDVYGRLAWDKMASGLTTRCISYSNGRFGHPEQNRALSVRETALLQTFPDNYLFAGNLASRARQIGNAVPPAMSLAVGKHFLKEVRKRKA, encoded by the coding sequence GTGATTAGGGTTTTCGATTTTTTCTCTGGATGCGGGGGGACTAGTTCCGGCCTTGGCCAGGCTGGAATGGAGATCGCGATGGGATTAGACATTGATCCTGATTCGGCAGACTCATTTCGAGCAAATTTCCCTCGTTCGACCTTTCTCTTAGGCGACATCCGTGAGATGGATGCAGATGTCCTCTCGCCTCTTATCGGGAAGCGCAAATCACCGCTCTTGTTTTGTGGCTGCGCACCATGTCAGCCGTTTTCAAAGCAAAATCGCAATCAAAGTGCCGAGGACCCCCGCCGGGACCTTTTGGGGGAGTTCTCAAGGTTTGTGGAACGTTGGCTTCCTGAATATGTATTTATTGAGAACGTGCCCGGCATGCAGAAGGTTAACGGCAAGAGTGGTCCATTTCATAAGTTTAATCAGTTGCTTTCAAGGTTGGGGTACAGCTTTGCGTCGCAAGTTGTACCAGCAATGTCATTTGGAGTTCCCCAGACAAGAAAGCGTTTGGTACTGCTTGCGCGACTAAACGGCCCTATATCGATCCCACCCGCGACCCACGGACCATCTGGAAAGCCGTACACAACAGTGCGGGACGCGATTGGCCATCTTCCTCCTATATTGGCAGGCGGGACGCATCCTAGCGACATGCACCATCAGTCTGCTGAGCTCTCTGAACTCAACTTGCTTCGGATAGCGCATACGCCGGAAGGTGGGGGAAGAGAGTCATGGCCGGAGGGGTTGAAGCTTGACTGCCATAGGACGCACTCTGGGCATTCTGACGTTTATGGTCGCCTTGCGTGGGACAAGATGGCATCTGGATTGACTACTCGGTGCATCAGCTACTCAAATGGTCGATTTGGACATCCAGAACAAAACCGGGCCCTCAGTGTTCGTGAAACGGCGTTGCTTCAGACGTTTCCCGACAATTATCTGTTTGCTGGAAATTTGGCATCGAGGGCACGTCAGATCGGAAACGCAGTTCCCCCTGCAATGTCACTGGCAGTCGGC